One Henriciella litoralis genomic window carries:
- a CDS encoding 50S ribosomal protein L25/general stress protein Ctc: MSSSISLNVEVRERTGKGGAREARRNAMVPGVLYGGGDDPVAITLKLNEVIKAINTGQFLTSTANLVHEGKKQLVIPQAIQLHPVTDMPIHVDLYRVKASQVISVEVAVHFINEEKCKGLKRGGALNVVRHTVELNVRADSIPDYLTADLEGLDISDNVKISDIELPEGAEPTITDRDFTIATIVGRMAKVVDETAEEEAEADEVEAINQTDEDGEGDAEGEAESKE, from the coding sequence ATGTCGAGCAGTATCAGTCTTAATGTCGAAGTGCGTGAACGTACCGGTAAGGGCGGCGCACGCGAAGCCCGCCGCAATGCTATGGTCCCAGGCGTCCTTTATGGCGGCGGCGACGATCCGGTCGCAATCACGCTGAAGCTGAACGAAGTGATCAAGGCCATCAATACCGGCCAGTTCCTGACCTCCACAGCGAACCTCGTTCACGAAGGCAAGAAGCAGCTCGTTATCCCGCAAGCGATCCAGCTGCACCCGGTCACCGACATGCCGATCCATGTTGACCTCTACCGCGTCAAAGCAAGCCAGGTCATCTCGGTCGAAGTTGCAGTTCACTTCATCAATGAAGAGAAGTGTAAGGGCCTCAAGCGCGGCGGCGCCCTGAACGTTGTGCGTCACACGGTTGAGCTGAACGTCCGTGCCGACAGCATCCCTGATTACCTGACGGCAGACCTTGAAGGTCTCGACATCTCCGACAACGTCAAGATTTCGGACATCGAGCTTCCAGAAGGCGCAGAGCCAACCATCACCGACCGCGACTTCACCATCGCGACCATCGTTGGCCGCATGGCCAAGGTAGTCGACGAGACGGCGGAAGAAGAAGCAGAGGCCGATGAGGTCGAAGCCATCAACCAGACCGATGAAGATGGTGAAGGCGACGCCGAAGGCGAAGCAGAATCCAAGGAATAG
- a CDS encoding NAD(P)H-dependent oxidoreductase translates to MPKLLIVYFSRTGGAEQMAKAAFEAAQAEDGTETVLKFATEAGAQDLLGADGYIFCAPENLAAIAGGMKEFFDRTYYEVLGKIEGRPYAQMICAGSDGENAMKQTARIAKGWRLKIAQEPFIICTHAQTTEQILADKTISESDLQKCRDLGAAMAAGLSMGVF, encoded by the coding sequence ATGCCCAAACTCCTCATCGTCTATTTCTCCCGTACAGGCGGGGCCGAGCAGATGGCCAAGGCCGCGTTCGAAGCTGCGCAAGCTGAAGACGGCACTGAAACCGTTTTGAAATTTGCCACCGAGGCGGGTGCGCAAGACCTACTGGGCGCCGACGGCTACATCTTCTGCGCGCCGGAAAACCTCGCCGCCATTGCAGGCGGCATGAAAGAGTTTTTTGACCGCACCTATTATGAGGTGCTCGGCAAGATCGAAGGGCGCCCCTACGCCCAGATGATCTGCGCAGGATCTGATGGCGAAAACGCGATGAAACAGACCGCCCGCATCGCCAAGGGCTGGCGCCTGAAAATCGCGCAGGAGCCCTTCATCATCTGCACGCACGCGCAGACAACAGAACAAATCCTCGCCGACAAGACGATCAGTGAGTCCGACCTACAAAAATGCCGCGACCTTGGCGCCGCCATGGCCGCCGGGCTTTCAATGGGTGTTTTCTAG
- a CDS encoding BlaI/MecI/CopY family transcriptional regulator: MSKPNASELVILKYLWSAGRRTAREIHEAVAPGQGWQLSTTRTVINRMEAKGWVKRDGESADAAAFYVAVLDRVKTLGELVRQLARQVLDLKGPLPAALFADSPHLSESELEELEAIINAAEGAEKENERGKK; the protein is encoded by the coding sequence ATGTCGAAACCGAATGCATCTGAACTTGTCATTTTGAAATACCTCTGGTCAGCCGGGCGGCGAACCGCGCGGGAAATCCATGAGGCAGTCGCGCCGGGCCAAGGGTGGCAATTGTCCACCACGCGCACCGTCATCAACCGGATGGAAGCCAAGGGCTGGGTGAAGCGGGACGGGGAGTCCGCTGATGCTGCAGCCTTCTATGTCGCGGTTCTGGACCGGGTGAAAACGCTGGGAGAGCTGGTGCGCCAGCTTGCGCGGCAGGTTCTGGACCTGAAAGGCCCGCTGCCAGCCGCCCTGTTTGCCGACAGCCCGCACCTGTCTGAGAGCGAGCTGGAGGAACTTGAGGCGATTATCAATGCGGCTGAGGGGGCCGAAAAAGAGAATGAGCGGGGCAAAAAGTGA
- a CDS encoding M23/M56 family metallopeptidase: MSVAWFIIVSLLWTSALAGGASLLTNGRINARFAQTVWRGAALLAVLPLLIVPLLSLMPAELPSALPDLPYVEPAAGAVSTASASLQSAVSGPEWNWTAPALLGVLIAGWLGRAVFFLLGQARLQRLKSRSRPIDATIDNLSLTLQGFERVPALRQIEGGSPFVAGILDRAIYVPQGLETPGDLRQIVIHECVHVRRGDLVTRPIERLVADIFWFSPFAWMMRRELDFWREAVCDEIASNLSGDRIGYARTLAYAARLSAPTRALPVAAFILPRKSALPKRLSRLLEGGPTRSRPGVAIAASVFALSLAPFALAEAGKEAPLRIENAGVKDVEFSHAVINSPKARISSRFGKRPDPFSNTIKWHKGTDIAAPKGTPVYTPSCGTVVFSGYKVNYGETIEIAFSDGSHMRFAQLADRDVEVGEEVAVGTQIGTVGMSGRATGPHLHLEHWTITKDKDGISKLKPSDPSKSEGLVLMAGG, encoded by the coding sequence GTGAGCGTTGCCTGGTTTATAATTGTTTCGCTGCTGTGGACGAGCGCCCTGGCGGGCGGTGCCAGCCTGCTGACCAATGGCCGTATCAATGCGCGGTTCGCGCAGACGGTCTGGCGGGGCGCGGCCTTGCTCGCGGTGCTTCCGCTTCTGATTGTTCCGTTATTGTCCCTGATGCCGGCTGAGTTGCCGTCCGCCTTGCCGGACCTGCCTTATGTTGAGCCTGCCGCAGGCGCTGTCAGCACGGCATCGGCCAGTCTGCAGTCCGCTGTGTCCGGGCCGGAATGGAATTGGACAGCGCCGGCACTTCTCGGTGTGCTCATAGCTGGCTGGCTTGGCCGTGCCGTCTTCTTTTTGCTGGGCCAGGCAAGGCTCCAGCGTCTGAAATCCCGCTCGAGACCTATCGATGCAACTATCGATAACCTTTCCCTGACACTCCAAGGTTTCGAGCGGGTACCTGCGCTTCGTCAGATTGAAGGAGGCTCGCCCTTTGTCGCGGGCATTCTGGACCGGGCCATCTATGTGCCGCAAGGCCTGGAGACGCCGGGCGATCTGCGCCAGATCGTGATCCATGAATGCGTGCATGTTCGCCGCGGCGATCTGGTGACGCGCCCGATAGAGCGACTGGTGGCGGATATTTTCTGGTTCTCGCCCTTCGCCTGGATGATGCGGCGCGAGCTCGATTTCTGGCGCGAGGCCGTGTGCGATGAGATCGCTTCAAACCTTAGCGGAGACCGGATCGGTTATGCCCGCACGCTGGCCTATGCGGCCCGTCTGAGTGCGCCGACGCGGGCTTTGCCTGTTGCGGCCTTTATCCTGCCGCGCAAAAGCGCGCTTCCGAAGCGGCTCTCGCGTTTGCTGGAAGGTGGACCGACGCGCAGCCGTCCCGGTGTGGCGATTGCGGCTTCGGTGTTCGCGCTGTCCCTTGCGCCATTTGCGCTGGCTGAGGCAGGCAAGGAAGCGCCTTTGCGCATTGAAAATGCGGGCGTGAAAGACGTGGAATTCTCCCATGCGGTGATCAATAGTCCGAAGGCCCGTATCAGCAGCCGGTTTGGCAAGCGGCCGGACCCATTCAGCAACACAATCAAGTGGCATAAGGGGACAGACATCGCGGCGCCGAAGGGCACACCGGTCTACACCCCATCCTGCGGAACTGTGGTCTTCTCCGGCTACAAGGTGAACTATGGCGAGACAATCGAGATCGCTTTCTCCGATGGCAGCCATATGCGGTTCGCACAGCTCGCTGATCGCGACGTTGAAGTGGGCGAGGAGGTGGCTGTCGGCACGCAGATCGGCACGGTCGGTATGTCTGGCCGGGCGACAGGCCCGCACCTGCATCTGGAGCACTGGACCATAACCAAGGATAAGGACGGCATTTCCAAGCTGAAGCCGAGCGATCCGTCGAAGTCCGAGGGACTTGTCCTGATGGCGGGTGGGTAG
- a CDS encoding NAD-dependent succinate-semialdehyde dehydrogenase, with amino-acid sequence MADSQRLSDMLTTINPTTGKELERYPMMGDSEVESTVKKCHEAFLSWRHETPEKRAEVIRAIGKGLKDNKDELAELMTREMGKLVKQGKQEVDLCAGICDWTAENGPDNLKTEERKLPNGGRGLVAYSPIGVIYGIQPWNFPTYQVVRYAIANLMAGNGVLLKHAENVTGSGLMIEKIFREAGLPENLFSVLRISHDQSDKVIEHDLVRGVTLTGSSAAGEIIGKKAGEQLKKTVLELGSNDAYLVLEDANLEKAVKQCVMGRVYNNGETCVAAKRFIVVDAIYDKFRDAFVEAMKGVKHGDPMGSDADIGPMAREDLRDDLHEQVEKSVENGAKILCGGEVPDQDGWWYPSTVLENVKPGQPAYDDELFGPVASLIRAKDAEDAMRIANDSRFGLGGGIFSENKEKAIELAEKHFDTGMVFINGFGLAQPNMPFGGVKNSGFGREHGGFGMKEFVNIKAINVMG; translated from the coding sequence ATGGCCGACAGTCAGAGACTGAGCGACATGCTCACCACCATCAATCCCACCACCGGCAAGGAACTCGAGCGCTACCCCATGATGGGCGATAGCGAAGTCGAATCCACGGTGAAGAAGTGCCATGAGGCGTTCCTGTCCTGGCGCCACGAAACGCCGGAAAAGCGCGCCGAAGTCATCCGCGCGATCGGCAAGGGCCTCAAAGACAATAAGGACGAGCTGGCAGAGCTGATGACCCGCGAAATGGGTAAACTCGTCAAACAGGGCAAACAGGAAGTCGACCTGTGCGCAGGCATCTGCGACTGGACTGCCGAAAATGGCCCCGACAACCTCAAGACCGAAGAACGCAAGCTGCCCAATGGCGGACGCGGCCTTGTCGCCTATTCGCCTATTGGCGTCATTTACGGCATCCAGCCTTGGAATTTCCCGACCTATCAGGTCGTTCGGTACGCGATCGCGAACCTGATGGCCGGCAATGGTGTCCTCTTGAAGCACGCCGAGAACGTCACCGGTTCAGGCCTGATGATCGAGAAAATCTTTCGCGAAGCTGGCCTTCCGGAGAATTTGTTCTCGGTTCTGCGCATCAGCCATGACCAGTCCGACAAGGTCATCGAGCATGATCTTGTGCGCGGCGTCACACTGACAGGCAGCTCGGCAGCTGGCGAAATCATCGGCAAGAAAGCCGGTGAGCAGCTGAAGAAAACCGTTCTCGAGCTTGGCTCAAATGACGCCTATCTCGTGCTCGAAGATGCCAACCTCGAAAAGGCTGTGAAGCAATGCGTCATGGGCCGCGTCTATAATAATGGCGAGACCTGCGTTGCCGCAAAACGCTTCATCGTCGTCGATGCGATCTATGACAAATTCCGTGATGCGTTCGTCGAAGCGATGAAGGGCGTCAAACACGGCGACCCGATGGGCTCCGACGCCGATATCGGCCCGATGGCCCGCGAAGACCTGCGCGATGACCTGCACGAGCAAGTCGAGAAAAGCGTCGAGAACGGCGCGAAAATCCTCTGCGGCGGTGAAGTGCCTGATCAGGACGGCTGGTGGTATCCATCCACCGTGCTCGAAAACGTCAAGCCGGGGCAACCGGCCTATGATGACGAGTTGTTCGGCCCCGTCGCATCGCTCATCCGCGCCAAGGATGCTGAAGACGCAATGCGCATCGCCAATGATAGCCGGTTCGGCCTCGGCGGCGGCATCTTCTCCGAGAATAAGGAGAAAGCCATCGAGCTTGCCGAGAAGCATTTCGACACCGGCATGGTGTTCATCAATGGCTTCGGTCTTGCCCAGCCCAACATGCCGTTTGGCGGCGTGAAGAATTCCGGTTTTGGCCGCGAACATGGTGGCTTCGGCATGAAGGAATTCGTGAACATCAAGGCGATCAATGTGATGGGCTAG
- a CDS encoding BolA family protein — MAMDRETLEAHLTEAFPEAEIVLTDLAGDNDHWQAEIVSPQFAGMPRVRQHQLVYAALKGKMGGELHALALKTRAPD; from the coding sequence ATGGCAATGGATCGCGAAACGCTCGAAGCGCACCTGACAGAGGCTTTTCCGGAAGCTGAAATCGTGTTGACGGATTTGGCGGGTGACAATGATCACTGGCAGGCCGAAATCGTGTCGCCGCAATTTGCCGGCATGCCGCGTGTGCGCCAGCATCAGCTGGTTTATGCCGCGCTGAAGGGCAAGATGGGCGGCGAGCTGCACGCCCTCGCGCTGAAGACTCGCGCGCCGGACTAG
- a CDS encoding M20/M25/M40 family metallo-hydrolase, giving the protein MKRLCIVILFMAAACTAPQTDSTATTSIATEPALYAAQLHDAARAFATLETLASDEMAGRETGEPGNQRAIEYIENRLTEMKAEPAGETGYRTTFTSAAKYETTRTGTNILAIVPGTSEDAKTIIMSAHFDHLGEHDGEIYNGADDNASGVAALFEILASFQASPPENDVVFAFFDAEEKGFGGSKAFVEAGSDAPPAFNLNLDMVSRADKGEIYAVGTYHFPALKPVIESVAQEAPLTLLMGHDSPEWGDQDWSLQSDHAPFLEAGIPILYLGVEDHADYHQPTDESDKVDPAIFARSVDTAILLARAVDDWVAAQP; this is encoded by the coding sequence ATGAAGCGTCTGTGTATTGTGATTCTCTTCATGGCGGCCGCCTGCACCGCGCCCCAAACCGACAGCACAGCCACCACCAGCATTGCGACAGAGCCTGCGCTCTACGCAGCGCAATTGCATGACGCTGCCCGCGCCTTCGCGACATTGGAAACGCTGGCATCAGACGAGATGGCGGGCCGCGAAACCGGTGAGCCGGGCAATCAGCGCGCGATCGAGTACATCGAAAACCGTCTCACCGAGATGAAGGCTGAGCCAGCGGGCGAGACCGGATACCGAACGACGTTCACCAGCGCCGCGAAATACGAAACCACGCGTACCGGCACAAACATTCTGGCCATCGTGCCCGGCACATCCGAAGATGCCAAAACCATCATCATGTCCGCCCACTTCGATCATCTCGGCGAGCATGATGGCGAGATTTACAACGGCGCAGACGACAACGCCTCCGGTGTTGCCGCGCTTTTCGAAATCCTCGCAAGCTTTCAGGCGTCCCCGCCCGAAAACGACGTCGTGTTCGCCTTCTTCGATGCAGAGGAAAAGGGCTTTGGCGGCTCCAAGGCCTTTGTCGAGGCTGGCAGCGATGCCCCACCAGCCTTCAACCTTAATCTCGACATGGTCTCGCGCGCCGACAAGGGAGAGATCTACGCTGTTGGCACCTATCATTTCCCGGCGCTTAAGCCTGTCATTGAGAGCGTGGCGCAGGAAGCCCCCCTCACCCTGCTAATGGGCCATGACAGCCCCGAATGGGGCGATCAGGACTGGTCGCTCCAGTCAGACCATGCCCCCTTCCTGGAAGCGGGCATTCCGATCCTCTATCTCGGCGTTGAAGACCATGCCGACTATCACCAGCCCACAGATGAAAGCGACAAGGTCGATCCGGCCATTTTCGCCCGCTCGGTAGACACCGCCATCCTCCTCGCACGCGCCGTTGACGACTGGGTCGCCGCCCAACCGTAA
- the ychF gene encoding redox-regulated ATPase YchF — protein sequence MGFKCGIVGLPNVGKSTLFNALTQTAAAQAANYPFCTIEPNVGEVAVPEPRLSKLAEVAGSKEIIPARMNFVDIAGLVEGASKGEGLGNQFLANIRETDAIIYVLRCFDDDDITHVAGRVDPIADLDIVETELMIADMESLEKRRAGVEKKAKSGEKDAKETLVLLDLALAELNEGRPARMADVPKEDRKNWRMLQLLTAKPVLLVANVDEDSAATGNKYSEMVMERAAKEGAEAVVISAQIEAEMAVLEPAERAEFLEMQGLDEPGLNRLIHSGYKLLGLQTYFTVGPKEARAWTIRQGWTAPQAAGVIHGDFEKGFIRAETIAYDDFVNLGGESAAKEAGKMRQEGKEYIVKEGDVLHFRFNV from the coding sequence ATGGGATTCAAGTGCGGAATCGTCGGCCTGCCGAACGTTGGCAAGTCCACTCTCTTCAATGCGCTGACCCAGACAGCCGCAGCCCAGGCCGCGAACTATCCGTTCTGCACGATTGAGCCGAATGTCGGCGAGGTTGCCGTGCCAGAGCCGCGCCTGTCCAAACTGGCAGAGGTCGCAGGCTCGAAAGAGATCATTCCGGCCCGCATGAACTTCGTTGATATTGCTGGCCTGGTCGAAGGCGCGTCCAAGGGCGAAGGCCTCGGCAACCAGTTCCTCGCCAATATCCGCGAAACCGACGCCATCATCTATGTCCTGCGCTGCTTTGACGATGATGACATCACTCATGTCGCTGGCCGCGTCGACCCGATCGCGGATCTCGATATCGTCGAGACAGAGCTGATGATCGCGGACATGGAAAGCCTCGAAAAACGCCGTGCAGGCGTCGAGAAGAAAGCCAAGTCCGGCGAGAAAGACGCCAAGGAAACGCTGGTCCTGCTGGATCTGGCGCTGGCGGAACTCAATGAAGGCCGCCCGGCCCGTATGGCCGACGTGCCGAAGGAAGACCGCAAGAACTGGCGTATGCTCCAGCTCCTGACCGCCAAGCCTGTCCTGCTCGTCGCAAACGTCGACGAAGACAGCGCCGCCACGGGCAACAAATATTCCGAAATGGTGATGGAGCGCGCCGCCAAGGAAGGCGCAGAAGCTGTCGTCATCTCAGCCCAGATAGAGGCCGAAATGGCGGTGCTCGAACCGGCCGAACGCGCCGAATTCCTTGAGATGCAGGGCCTTGACGAACCCGGCCTCAACCGCCTCATCCATTCCGGCTACAAACTGCTCGGCCTGCAGACCTATTTCACGGTCGGCCCCAAAGAAGCCCGCGCCTGGACAATCCGCCAGGGCTGGACCGCGCCGCAAGCGGCTGGCGTCATCCATGGCGACTTTGAAAAAGGTTTCATCCGCGCCGAAACCATTGCCTATGATGACTTCGTCAACCTCGGCGGCGAAAGCGCGGCCAAGGAAGCCGGCAAGATGCGCCAGGAAGGCAAGGAATACATCGTCAAGGAAGGCGACGTCCTGCACTTCCGGTTTAACGTCTAG
- a CDS encoding thermonuclease family protein translates to MQTLIKNVFFKRWISLQGGDVSLGPILVLLIAAIAVSYWMRPDDTSSETLGPVYFSMCGDGPRLNCVVDGDTIWANGDKVRLADIDAPEVFSPKCRAEKELGRQATLRLAELLNTGEVELAHSGTRETDRYGRTLRIARVDGRSVGRSLVSEGLAHKWGNHRQGWCQA, encoded by the coding sequence ATGCAAACGCTCATCAAGAACGTCTTCTTCAAACGCTGGATCAGCCTGCAGGGCGGCGACGTCTCGCTCGGCCCTATTCTGGTGCTGCTGATCGCTGCGATTGCCGTCTCCTACTGGATGCGCCCGGACGACACCTCCTCCGAAACGCTTGGGCCCGTCTATTTCTCGATGTGCGGAGATGGCCCGCGCCTTAACTGCGTTGTCGATGGCGACACAATCTGGGCGAATGGCGACAAGGTGCGCCTCGCCGACATCGATGCGCCGGAAGTCTTCTCGCCAAAGTGCAGGGCCGAAAAAGAGCTTGGCCGGCAGGCCACCCTGCGGCTCGCAGAGCTTCTGAACACCGGCGAGGTTGAGCTTGCCCACTCCGGCACGCGTGAAACCGACAGATATGGCCGCACATTACGGATCGCGCGGGTCGATGGCCGGTCGGTTGGCCGCAGCCTCGTCAGCGAAGGTCTTGCCCACAAATGGGGCAACCACCGTCAGGGCTGGTGCCAGGCATAA
- a CDS encoding M2 family metallopeptidase, whose product MKSILLSSSAAALSLAILAGCTNTKSDDVPPAEVPMPPVENAGPTVADAEAFIARAESEMAAMSKEISPIFWEQATNITDETNAAAAEAGARATKMAVSLANESKQFNDVDLPPALERKMKRLQSGVTIPAPSTDGAAEELSEITTGLDAAYGTGKFTYKGEELNLDQLSTIIETSRDPEELKAVWEGWRTISPPMKDDYARMVEIANEGATELGYDNLKTMWLSNYDMEPEEMSAEVERLWTQVEPLYKELHCYVRAELNAEYGDEVQPATGPIRADLLGNMWSQSWSSIYPVVAPEGLPGQGYDLTEELVEKGYDPIKMVETGEAFFTSLGLAPLPETFWERSMIVRPPAPREVVCHASAWDLDDEEDVRIKMCTEVNAEDFYTVHHELGHNFYQRAYKDQDYLYKSGAHDGFHEAIGDFIALSITPSYLVDIGLITEDQVPGADADTALLLNTALDKIAFLPFALTVDSWRWDVLDGTTPPEDYNADWWEKRTKYQGIVPPGPRPADAFDPGAKYHIPGNTPYLRYFLSYIMQFQFHEAACEQAGWEGPLHRCSIYGNEEVGSRFNAMMEMGASEPWPDVLETFTGTREMDGSAIVAYFDPLMTYLKEENAGRSCGWD is encoded by the coding sequence ATGAAATCAATCTTGCTTTCAAGCAGCGCTGCTGCGCTTAGCCTGGCCATTCTTGCCGGCTGTACAAATACCAAGTCCGACGATGTTCCACCGGCCGAAGTGCCGATGCCGCCAGTGGAAAATGCTGGCCCAACCGTTGCGGACGCCGAAGCGTTCATCGCCCGCGCCGAGTCTGAAATGGCGGCCATGTCGAAAGAGATCAGCCCGATCTTCTGGGAGCAGGCGACCAATATCACAGATGAGACGAATGCCGCCGCCGCCGAAGCCGGGGCGCGCGCAACCAAGATGGCTGTCTCTCTCGCCAATGAATCCAAACAGTTCAACGATGTAGATCTGCCACCGGCGCTTGAGCGCAAGATGAAGCGGCTGCAGTCGGGCGTCACAATTCCGGCTCCGTCGACAGACGGCGCTGCTGAGGAACTGTCCGAGATCACCACCGGTCTCGACGCGGCCTATGGCACCGGCAAGTTCACCTATAAGGGAGAGGAACTGAACCTTGATCAGCTGTCGACCATTATCGAGACGAGCCGTGACCCGGAAGAGCTGAAAGCCGTCTGGGAAGGCTGGCGCACGATCTCGCCGCCGATGAAGGATGACTATGCCCGCATGGTCGAGATCGCCAATGAAGGCGCGACCGAGCTTGGCTATGACAATCTGAAAACGATGTGGCTCTCCAATTACGACATGGAGCCGGAAGAGATGTCGGCCGAGGTCGAGCGCCTCTGGACGCAGGTTGAGCCGCTTTACAAGGAGCTGCACTGCTATGTCCGCGCTGAGCTGAACGCCGAATATGGCGACGAGGTGCAGCCTGCGACCGGCCCGATCCGGGCTGACCTGCTTGGCAATATGTGGTCGCAGAGCTGGTCGAGCATCTATCCGGTCGTCGCGCCGGAAGGCCTGCCGGGACAGGGCTATGACCTGACCGAAGAGCTGGTTGAGAAGGGCTATGACCCGATCAAGATGGTCGAGACCGGAGAAGCGTTCTTCACCTCGCTTGGGCTTGCGCCGCTGCCAGAGACGTTCTGGGAGCGATCAATGATCGTGCGCCCACCTGCGCCGCGCGAGGTCGTCTGTCATGCCTCTGCATGGGACCTTGATGACGAGGAAGACGTGCGCATCAAGATGTGCACCGAGGTGAATGCGGAAGACTTCTACACCGTCCACCATGAGCTGGGGCATAATTTCTACCAGCGCGCCTACAAGGATCAGGACTATCTATACAAGTCCGGCGCCCATGACGGTTTCCATGAAGCGATTGGCGACTTTATCGCTCTGTCGATCACGCCGTCCTATCTGGTTGATATCGGCCTCATCACTGAAGATCAGGTGCCGGGTGCGGATGCGGACACGGCATTGTTGCTGAACACTGCGCTCGACAAGATTGCTTTCCTGCCCTTCGCGCTGACGGTCGATAGCTGGCGCTGGGATGTTCTCGACGGCACGACGCCGCCTGAGGACTACAACGCAGACTGGTGGGAAAAGCGCACCAAGTATCAGGGCATTGTCCCGCCGGGGCCGCGGCCTGCCGATGCGTTTGATCCGGGCGCGAAGTATCACATTCCCGGCAACACGCCGTATCTGCGCTACTTCCTGAGCTACATTATGCAGTTCCAGTTCCACGAAGCGGCCTGTGAGCAGGCTGGCTGGGAAGGCCCGCTGCACCGTTGCTCGATCTATGGAAACGAGGAAGTTGGTTCGCGTTTCAATGCGATGATGGAAATGGGCGCATCCGAGCCATGGCCGGACGTTCTTGAAACCTTCACCGGCACGCGTGAAATGGACGGCTCAGCGATTGTCGCGTATTTCGACCCGCTGATGACCTATCTGAAGGAAGAGAATGCAGGCCGGTCCTGCGGCTGGGACTAG
- the pth gene encoding aminoacyl-tRNA hydrolase encodes MHILAGQGNPGAKYAGNRHNIGFMAIDRIAADYNFGPWKSRFQSQTAEGTIKTSSGPVKLLLLKPQTFYNETGRAAGEAARFYKLGPEDVTVFHDEIDLAPGRVRIKRGGGHSGNNGVRSMLSHLSPEVRRVRMGVGHPGDKSLVMPYVLSDFAKAEKDWLDALLDACSRALPLMFEEDEGRYQTEVMRLAPAPKHDPKQAG; translated from the coding sequence ATGCATATCCTTGCAGGACAGGGCAATCCCGGCGCCAAATATGCTGGCAACCGGCATAATATCGGCTTCATGGCAATCGACAGGATTGCTGCCGACTATAATTTCGGCCCCTGGAAATCCCGCTTCCAGAGCCAGACCGCTGAAGGCACGATCAAGACGTCCAGCGGCCCGGTCAAACTTTTGCTGCTCAAACCACAGACCTTCTACAATGAGACAGGCCGCGCTGCAGGTGAAGCTGCCCGCTTCTACAAGCTCGGACCGGAAGACGTCACAGTCTTCCATGACGAGATTGACCTTGCGCCCGGCCGTGTCCGCATCAAGCGCGGCGGTGGTCACTCGGGCAATAATGGGGTTCGCTCCATGCTGTCGCATCTCTCTCCAGAGGTGCGCCGGGTGAGGATGGGCGTTGGCCATCCGGGCGACAAATCGCTCGTCATGCCCTACGTCCTGTCTGACTTTGCCAAGGCCGAGAAAGACTGGCTGGACGCGCTGCTCGATGCCTGCTCGCGCGCCCTGCCCTTGATGTTCGAGGAAGATGAGGGGCGCTACCAGACAGAAGTGATGCGTCTCGCCCCCGCGCCCAAGCATGACCCGAAACAGGCTGGCTGA
- a CDS encoding DUF1993 domain-containing protein encodes MSETISYILKSSSAQTLGAMASILEKTKAHAAEAEVDEAVYLSARVFPDMHPLSRQVQIACDTVARGAARLARKDVPSFPDTETTIDELIARCHGALAFVNSIEDEAIDVNKRVTLEIPMGPNTMQMEGRQYLSSFVLPNLHFHAAIMYALLRAQGVKIGKRDFLVPA; translated from the coding sequence ATGAGCGAGACTATTTCCTACATCCTGAAATCATCATCGGCCCAGACACTCGGTGCGATGGCCAGCATTCTGGAAAAGACCAAGGCCCACGCAGCAGAAGCCGAAGTTGATGAGGCGGTCTATCTCTCAGCCCGCGTCTTCCCGGACATGCATCCGCTGAGCCGTCAGGTCCAGATTGCTTGCGACACCGTCGCGCGCGGCGCAGCCCGGTTGGCCCGCAAGGATGTGCCGAGCTTTCCCGACACCGAGACAACAATTGATGAGCTGATTGCCCGCTGTCACGGTGCGCTCGCCTTCGTCAACTCGATTGAGGACGAAGCGATCGACGTAAATAAACGCGTCACCCTCGAAATCCCGATGGGGCCGAACACCATGCAGATGGAAGGCCGCCAGTATCTGTCGAGCTTTGTCCTGCCGAACCTGCACTTCCACGCCGCCATCATGTACGCCCTCCTGCGCGCCCAGGGCGTGAAGATTGGCAAACGCGACTTTCTGGTGCCCGCATAA